The nucleotide window GAAGGATACTCCTTTATAATAAGAAGATCCAAAACTGACCAGGAAGGAAAAGGCTTTACAGTTCCCATAATAGGCAGGGCCGCAAAAGCTCTGGCCGACTGGCTTGAAATATCTGAAGTGGCCGAAGGACAAATATTCAGGAGGCTGTCAAAGTCTGGAAAGGTTTTGAGGGATTTTTCTGACAAGGCCGTCGCAAGGATAGTCAAGAAAAGGGCCGAACTCGCTGGCCTCGATCCTTCCATCTTTTCTGGTCACAGCCTGAGATCCGGATTTATCACTGAAGGCGGCAGGCAAGGCAAAAACATAAGCGATATTATGGCAATGTCCGGACACAAGACCGTCGGGGTTGCCCTTTCTTATTATCAGGCAGGGAACGCTCTATCTAATCCGGCTGCTGGTTTAGCTGGATAAAAATTATAAAAGCTGGGGCTACCGAAGCAGCCCCGCACCATAGGTCGAAACCTGATGGGGAGTTAGCATTATTGTTACCTTATCGGACTTTTCTCTTTTGCAATTTATACACCCCAATATTAACTTTTTGATCTTAATTGCCTGTCTTTTTCCATATGGCCATGTAAGACTCGGATAATTTCGATACCATCCTTTGTAGCCCTATAATAGATGATATATTTAGGAAAATGTTTAATTGGAAAGAATCTTATACCTTGTAGTTTTACCCACTTTGATTGATATATTGTGCCGATATTAGGCATAAAAGCAATGGTTTCAAATGTTGTTTCAGCGGCTTCATAAACTCGATCTGCCGCAGTAGGATTATCTTGTGCAATATAAACCCACAGGTTAATTAAATCTTCTTCCGCCGCTGGCTTTATCAAAATCTTGGTCATTTATTAACCTTGCTCTTTTACGAGTAAAGCTTGGGCTTTCTTTTTCATAGCTGACATATTTAGCGGAGTTGCTTTGCCACTTTCAATGCCCTCCATCAAAAGTTTATCAATTTCATCTTTGTCATGCCTTATCAGATCGCGTAAATAATCACTGGCACTTTGATAATCGCCCATGCGTATTCGTGTTTCTACAAAAGATCTGAGCTCATCAGGCATAGATATATTAAGTGTTGCCATAAAGAAACCTCCTTATAATAGAGTTTATTTTTTAAGTATAATATTTATGGCAAAGTTTGCCAATAATAATTTAAGTATTCCA belongs to Desulforegula conservatrix Mb1Pa and includes:
- a CDS encoding tyrosine-type recombinase/integrase codes for the protein EGYSFIIRRSKTDQEGKGFTVPIIGRAAKALADWLEISEVAEGQIFRRLSKSGKVLRDFSDKAVARIVKKRAELAGLDPSIFSGHSLRSGFITEGGRQGKNISDIMAMSGHKTVGVALSYYQAGNALSNPAAGLAG
- a CDS encoding type II toxin-antitoxin system RelE/ParE family toxin; its protein translation is MTKILIKPAAEEDLINLWVYIAQDNPTAADRVYEAAETTFETIAFMPNIGTIYQSKWVKLQGIRFFPIKHFPKYIIYYRATKDGIEIIRVLHGHMEKDRQLRSKS
- a CDS encoding type II toxin-antitoxin system ParD family antitoxin; its protein translation is MATLNISMPDELRSFVETRIRMGDYQSASDYLRDLIRHDKDEIDKLLMEGIESGKATPLNMSAMKKKAQALLVKEQG